Proteins from one Streptomyces genisteinicus genomic window:
- a CDS encoding SCP2 sterol-binding domain-containing protein, which yields MADHISGDLGDLDFAAVSPEEFARIVKGLSGRQLDETMRGDLRMRVLREVFGRMHQQFRPDVAGDQDLLIRWKITGESDVVFETAIAGGACTITEGRSEREPRTTLVMGDAEFLRLVSGNANPVTMFMMRKLKVSGDVVTASGLTRYFDIPKA from the coding sequence ATGGCGGACCACATCAGCGGCGACCTCGGCGACCTCGACTTCGCCGCGGTCTCCCCCGAGGAATTCGCGAGGATCGTCAAGGGCCTCTCCGGCAGACAGCTGGACGAGACGATGCGCGGCGACCTGCGGATGCGGGTGCTCCGCGAGGTCTTCGGCCGGATGCACCAGCAGTTCCGCCCGGACGTGGCCGGGGACCAGGACCTCCTGATCCGGTGGAAGATCACCGGCGAGAGCGACGTGGTCTTCGAGACCGCCATCGCCGGCGGCGCCTGCACCATCACCGAGGGCCGCTCGGAACGGGAGCCGCGGACCACACTGGTGATGGGCGACGCCGAGTTCCTCCGGCTGGTCTCGGGCAACGCCAACCCCGTCACCATGTTCATGATGCGCAAGCTGAAGGTGAGCGGCGACGTCGTCACCGCCTCCGGACTCACCCGCTACTTCGACATCCCGAAGGCGT
- a CDS encoding PucR family transcriptional regulator — translation MPRTTRPSDAGEPLAPLPQEFAAIIRPELPSLIQEIGIEVSRAYPEYARLLSGPYGKAIQVGVEQNISVFVEQVASPSAPSPLRDEMLRRFGRFEAYEGRSLESLQGAYRLGARVALRRAKRIGRRYNLSPTLMLSFADALFAYVDEIEALTREGFLEVQTKAVEHDETLRRRLLHLIMAGPPVPRTAMAELSEQAGWPMPDEVTLVAVRPSAGLAGIRLDNDVLTDLGGPHPHLLVPGPVDDGRRERLTAALTGVRAAVGLTVPTSGAADSVRWARRLLDLADTGVVDDAPLLHCADHMLTLWLLSDTALLDQLARRELAPLSRLTATRRGRLIETLRTWLDTRGTAAQMGELLDVHPQTVRYRLRSLEAIFGSQLTDPERRFATEGVLRALHLQDRRGAARR, via the coding sequence ATGCCGAGAACGACCCGCCCGTCCGACGCGGGCGAGCCGCTGGCACCGCTGCCGCAGGAGTTCGCCGCGATCATCCGGCCGGAACTGCCCAGCCTCATCCAGGAAATCGGCATCGAGGTCTCCCGCGCCTACCCCGAGTACGCCCGGCTGCTGAGCGGCCCGTACGGAAAGGCCATCCAGGTCGGCGTCGAGCAGAACATCTCGGTCTTCGTCGAGCAGGTGGCCTCGCCGTCCGCGCCCTCGCCGCTGCGCGACGAGATGCTGCGCCGCTTCGGCCGCTTCGAGGCGTACGAGGGACGCAGCCTGGAATCGCTCCAGGGGGCCTACCGGCTGGGCGCCCGGGTGGCGCTGCGCCGGGCGAAGCGGATCGGCCGCCGCTACAACCTCTCCCCCACCCTGATGCTCAGCTTCGCCGACGCGCTGTTCGCCTACGTGGACGAGATCGAGGCGCTCACCCGCGAGGGCTTCCTGGAGGTGCAGACCAAGGCGGTCGAGCACGACGAGACGCTCCGGCGCAGGCTGCTGCACCTGATCATGGCCGGTCCGCCCGTGCCGCGCACCGCCATGGCCGAGCTCTCGGAGCAGGCGGGCTGGCCGATGCCCGACGAGGTGACCCTGGTCGCCGTCCGCCCCTCGGCAGGATTGGCCGGAATCCGTCTCGACAACGATGTCCTCACTGATCTCGGCGGCCCCCACCCGCACTTACTCGTGCCCGGCCCCGTCGACGACGGACGAAGAGAGCGCCTCACGGCCGCGCTCACCGGCGTACGCGCGGCCGTGGGGCTGACAGTTCCGACCTCCGGGGCGGCCGACTCCGTCCGCTGGGCCCGCCGCCTGCTGGACCTCGCCGACACCGGCGTCGTCGACGACGCCCCCCTGCTGCACTGCGCGGACCACATGCTGACCCTGTGGCTGCTCTCCGACACCGCGCTGCTCGACCAGCTCGCCCGCCGCGAACTCGCCCCGCTCTCCCGCCTCACCGCCACCCGCCGCGGCCGGCTCATCGAAACCCTGCGCACCTGGCTGGACACCCGGGGGACGGCGGCGCAGATGGGCGAACTCCTCGATGTCCACCCGCAGACGGTCCGCTACCGGCTGCGGAGCCTGGAGGCCATCTTCGGCTCCCAGCTGACGGACCCCGAGCGCCGTTTCGCGACCGAGGGCGTGCTGCGCGCCCTCCACCTCCAGGACCGCCGCGGGGCCGCCCGGCGCTGA
- a CDS encoding DUF6801 domain-containing protein: MTARNRLRAAAIGAAGLVAGLLAGPGSAAQARDADVELAYDCAFTSGEHPVRVHVTGAYPDGGAVGRPVQPGRVTARVTIPPAALEGLLPDGTTALAGTASLTALVTQGTRSAEADWRLDARDVPVGDDPDGLTLEHSGDVPSVTATAPGVLRIAAAGLTLRLRPVTGGELSGQELPAVECSPADGQDTLLATVPVTGRTAPTPPASPSPGPGEPGDGAGANPGDADRDGLAVEQPPAAPPTECPAQPPADGLDEDFVIQPPPGDPVRLFYPPAGGSHGCAFAVGLANVKKLGGAMIVNDPAATPQLLNARAAVRTATRLRTQPGGAFTRIDSYGEMTLPDARSTFLTFGFQPVSAKVEFTTGPITISTATVGSPPDRYNLAVAGFYQSLRVYDVTVNGTPLDVGDNCRTARPFPVRLNGDFPDYTNVIIGGPLRGTVTIPEFTGCGTGGEDLDQLFSASLSGPDNLIAMNQARLCIPSGGGVNGCPPAIPPLPGQEPGTAP; the protein is encoded by the coding sequence ATGACCGCCCGGAACCGGCTGAGGGCCGCCGCGATCGGGGCCGCGGGGCTCGTGGCGGGGCTGCTCGCCGGCCCCGGCTCGGCCGCGCAGGCACGTGACGCGGACGTGGAACTCGCCTACGACTGCGCGTTCACCTCCGGCGAGCACCCGGTGCGCGTCCACGTCACCGGCGCCTACCCGGACGGCGGGGCCGTCGGCAGGCCCGTGCAGCCCGGCCGGGTGACCGCCCGGGTGACGATCCCGCCCGCCGCCCTCGAAGGGCTGCTGCCCGACGGGACCACCGCCCTGGCCGGCACGGCGTCGCTCACCGCCCTGGTGACCCAGGGCACCCGGTCCGCGGAGGCGGACTGGCGGCTCGACGCCCGGGACGTCCCCGTCGGCGACGACCCCGATGGCCTCACCCTGGAGCACTCCGGCGACGTCCCCTCCGTCACCGCGACCGCCCCCGGAGTCCTGCGGATCGCCGCCGCCGGGCTCACCCTGCGGCTGAGGCCCGTCACCGGCGGCGAGCTCTCGGGTCAGGAACTGCCCGCCGTGGAGTGCTCGCCCGCGGACGGACAGGACACCCTGCTCGCCACCGTCCCCGTGACCGGCCGCACCGCCCCCACCCCGCCCGCGAGCCCCTCACCCGGCCCCGGGGAGCCCGGCGACGGCGCGGGCGCGAACCCCGGCGACGCGGACCGGGACGGCCTCGCCGTCGAGCAGCCGCCCGCCGCCCCGCCCACCGAATGCCCCGCGCAGCCGCCCGCCGACGGCCTCGACGAGGACTTCGTCATCCAGCCGCCCCCCGGCGACCCGGTACGGCTGTTCTACCCGCCCGCCGGCGGAAGCCACGGCTGCGCCTTCGCGGTCGGCCTCGCCAACGTGAAGAAGCTCGGCGGCGCGATGATCGTCAACGACCCCGCAGCCACCCCCCAACTGCTCAACGCCCGGGCCGCCGTCCGGACCGCGACCCGCCTGCGCACCCAGCCGGGCGGCGCGTTCACCCGCATCGACTCCTACGGCGAGATGACGCTGCCCGACGCCCGGTCCACGTTCCTCACGTTCGGATTCCAGCCGGTGAGCGCCAAGGTGGAGTTCACCACCGGTCCGATCACCATCTCCACCGCGACCGTCGGCTCCCCGCCGGACCGGTACAACCTCGCCGTCGCCGGGTTCTACCAGTCCCTGCGGGTCTACGACGTGACGGTCAACGGCACACCGCTCGACGTCGGCGACAACTGCCGCACCGCACGGCCCTTCCCGGTCCGGCTCAACGGCGACTTCCCCGACTACACCAACGTCATCATCGGCGGCCCCCTGCGCGGCACGGTCACCATCCCGGAGTTCACCGGATGCGGCACCGGCGGCGAGGACCTCGACCAGCTCTTCAGCGCGTCCCTGTCCGGCCCGGACAACCTGATCGCGATGAACCAGGCACGCCTGTGCATCCCGAGCGGCGGCGGCGTCAACGGCTGCCCCCCGGCGATCCCTCCGCTGCCCGGCCAGGAACCCGGCACAGCACCCTGA
- a CDS encoding ABC transporter ATP-binding protein — protein sequence MGIEVVVEGLTKSFGKQNIWQDVTLTLPAGEVSVMLGPSGTGKTVFLKSLIGLLKPEHGRVLINGVDMVNGSEKDIYETRKLFGLMFQDGALFGSMNLFDNVAFPLREHSRKKESEIRRIVMERMEMVGLVGAEGKLPGEISGGMRKRAGLARALVLDPQIVLCDEPDSGLDPVRTAYLSQLLIDLNAQIDATMLIVTHNLDIAATVPDNMGMLFLRNLVTFGPREVLLTSSEPVIAQFLGGRREGPIGMSEEKDAATLAMEQTNSRGLRPDGPRTVVPQLEPSPGMPVRQGALRRRERVLGMLGQLPDAARTAITQSYSAPAGGVRP from the coding sequence ATGGGAATCGAGGTAGTCGTCGAAGGACTCACCAAGTCCTTCGGCAAACAGAACATCTGGCAGGACGTCACACTCACCCTCCCCGCGGGCGAGGTCAGCGTGATGCTCGGCCCCTCGGGAACCGGCAAGACGGTGTTCCTGAAATCGCTCATCGGATTGCTGAAGCCCGAGCACGGCCGCGTTCTCATCAACGGCGTCGACATGGTGAACGGCTCCGAGAAGGACATCTACGAGACCCGGAAGCTGTTCGGCCTGATGTTCCAGGACGGCGCCCTCTTCGGCTCCATGAACCTCTTCGACAATGTCGCCTTCCCGCTGCGCGAGCACTCCCGCAAGAAGGAATCCGAGATCCGGCGCATCGTCATGGAACGCATGGAGATGGTCGGACTCGTCGGCGCCGAGGGGAAACTCCCCGGAGAGATATCCGGCGGAATGCGCAAACGCGCCGGGCTCGCCCGCGCCCTCGTCCTCGACCCGCAGATCGTGCTCTGCGACGAACCGGACTCCGGCCTCGACCCGGTCCGCACCGCCTACCTCTCCCAGCTCCTCATCGACCTGAACGCCCAGATCGACGCCACGATGCTGATCGTCACCCACAACCTGGACATCGCCGCCACCGTCCCCGACAACATGGGGATGCTCTTCCTGCGCAACCTGGTCACCTTCGGCCCCCGCGAAGTGCTGCTGACCAGCAGCGAACCGGTCATCGCGCAGTTCCTCGGCGGCCGCAGGGAAGGCCCGATCGGCATGTCCGAGGAGAAGGACGCCGCCACCCTGGCCATGGAGCAGACGAACAGCCGCGGGCTGCGCCCCGACGGCCCCCGCACCGTCGTCCCCCAGCTGGAGCCCTCACCCGGCATGCCCGTCCGGCAGGGCGCGCTCCGCCGCCGTGAACGCGTCCTCGGGATGCTGGGCCAGCTCCCGGACGCCGCCCGTACCGCCATCACGCAGAGCTACAGCGCCCCGGCCGGCGGAGTCCGCCCGTGA
- a CDS encoding MlaE family ABC transporter permease: MTAPPPVRPTPPPADTPPAKKAPPAPRPPSRALAPLRETGKLFALAATVVRAVFRRPFQMREFIEQFWFVASVTILPAALVSIPFGAVIALQVGSLTQQLGAQSFTGGASVLAVIQQASPLIVALLIAGAGGSAICADLGSRKIREELDAMEVMGVSPIQRLVVPRVLATMLVAVLLNGMVSVVGTLGGYFFNVIMQGGTPGAYLASFSALAQLPDLWISEIKALIFGFIAGVVAAYRGLNPRGGPKGVGDAVNQSVVITFMLLFFVNMVLTAIYLQIVPPKGG, from the coding sequence GTGACCGCCCCGCCGCCCGTGCGGCCCACACCGCCGCCGGCGGACACCCCGCCGGCGAAGAAGGCCCCGCCGGCCCCGAGACCCCCCTCCCGGGCCCTCGCCCCGCTGCGCGAGACCGGGAAGCTGTTCGCGCTCGCCGCCACCGTCGTCCGCGCCGTCTTCAGACGCCCCTTCCAGATGCGGGAGTTCATCGAGCAGTTCTGGTTCGTCGCGAGCGTCACCATCCTGCCCGCGGCCCTGGTCTCCATCCCGTTCGGCGCCGTCATCGCCCTCCAGGTCGGCTCGCTCACCCAGCAGCTCGGCGCCCAGTCCTTCACCGGCGGCGCCAGCGTCCTCGCCGTCATCCAGCAGGCCAGCCCGCTCATCGTGGCCCTGCTGATCGCCGGCGCCGGCGGCTCCGCCATCTGCGCCGACCTCGGCTCCCGCAAGATCCGCGAGGAACTCGACGCCATGGAGGTCATGGGCGTCTCCCCGATCCAGCGCCTGGTGGTGCCGCGGGTCCTCGCCACCATGCTGGTCGCCGTCCTGCTCAACGGCATGGTCTCCGTCGTCGGCACCCTCGGCGGCTACTTCTTCAACGTGATCATGCAGGGCGGCACCCCCGGCGCCTACCTCGCCAGCTTCTCCGCCCTCGCCCAGCTCCCCGACCTGTGGATCAGCGAGATCAAGGCGCTGATCTTCGGCTTCATCGCCGGTGTGGTCGCCGCCTACCGCGGGCTCAACCCGCGCGGCGGACCGAAGGGCGTCGGCGACGCGGTCAACCAGTCCGTCGTCATCACCTTCATGCTGCTGTTCTTCGTGAACATGGTCCTCACGGCGATCTACCTCCAGATCGTCCCCCCGAAGGGGGGCTGA
- a CDS encoding MlaE family ABC transporter permease, which translates to MPMLGWLDRSGDQLTFYLRALFWIPRTLRRYLKEVQRLLAEVAFGSGGLGVIGGTIGVMVAMTLFTGTVVGLQGYAALNQIGTSAFTGFVSAYFNTREIAPLVAGLALSATVGAGFTAQLGAMRINEEVDALEAMGVRSMPYLVTTRIIAGVVAIIPLYAIGLLSSYLASRWITVLFNGQSAGTYDHYFNLFLSPDDVVLSVLKVLIFSVMVILAHCYYGFRASGGPAGVGVAVGRSVRNAIVLISVTDFFLSLAIWGATTTVKVAG; encoded by the coding sequence ATGCCGATGCTCGGCTGGCTGGACCGCTCCGGCGACCAGCTCACCTTCTACCTGCGCGCCCTGTTCTGGATCCCGCGGACCCTGCGCCGCTACCTCAAGGAGGTCCAGCGGCTGCTCGCCGAGGTCGCCTTCGGCAGCGGCGGCCTCGGCGTCATCGGCGGCACCATCGGCGTGATGGTCGCCATGACCCTGTTCACCGGGACCGTCGTCGGCCTCCAGGGGTACGCCGCCCTCAACCAGATCGGCACCTCCGCCTTCACCGGCTTCGTCTCCGCCTACTTCAACACCCGCGAGATCGCGCCGCTCGTCGCCGGACTCGCGCTCTCCGCCACCGTCGGCGCCGGCTTCACCGCCCAGCTCGGCGCCATGCGGATCAACGAGGAGGTCGACGCCCTCGAAGCGATGGGCGTCCGCTCGATGCCGTACCTGGTGACGACCCGGATCATCGCCGGCGTCGTCGCCATCATCCCGCTCTACGCCATCGGCCTGCTCAGCTCCTACCTGGCCTCCCGCTGGATCACCGTCCTGTTCAACGGCCAGTCGGCGGGCACCTACGACCACTACTTCAACCTCTTCCTCTCCCCGGACGACGTCGTGCTGTCCGTCCTCAAGGTGCTGATCTTCAGCGTGATGGTGATCCTCGCCCACTGCTACTACGGCTTCCGCGCCAGCGGCGGCCCGGCGGGCGTCGGCGTCGCCGTCGGCCGCTCCGTGCGCAACGCCATCGTGCTGATCAGCGTCACCGACTTCTTCCTCTCCCTCGCCATCTGGGGAGCTACCACGACCGTGAAGGTGGCCGGATGA
- a CDS encoding MCE family protein codes for MSAQKIRRRLAGVVFLLLPVLLVWLSVAVYGKEFSDDATVTVLTGAVGNEMHKGAEVKLRGVVVGEVRDIDADGRGARLTLAVKPGELDRVPADVTAQMLPTTLFGARYVALVPPAHSTTSDTLEPGDTITQDRTRNAIELEQVLDNVLPLLTAVKPEKLSATLTAVSQALQGRGDQLGATLETLEGHLERFNPHLPVLNRDITRLVEVGHLYADTAPGILDALRDFTATSGTIADQQAELATLYGSTTKTAQDVTSFLRKNENNLIRLAAASRDTLELLAEYSPSFPCTLRTLAGFVPAMDKALGKGTDQPGLHVTVTTVPSLGKYVPGKDTPVYDATGGPHCYTVPYTGRPAPAAARAASESLGLPNSPQENQLVNELLAPGLGSAPADLPDWSSVLTGPVLRGTEVTLK; via the coding sequence ATGAGCGCGCAGAAGATCCGACGCCGCCTCGCGGGAGTGGTCTTCCTCCTGCTGCCCGTGCTCCTGGTGTGGCTGTCCGTCGCCGTGTACGGCAAGGAGTTCAGCGACGACGCCACCGTCACCGTGCTCACCGGCGCCGTCGGCAACGAGATGCACAAGGGCGCCGAGGTCAAACTCCGCGGCGTCGTCGTCGGCGAGGTCCGCGACATCGACGCCGACGGGCGCGGAGCCCGGCTCACCCTCGCCGTGAAGCCCGGCGAACTCGACCGCGTACCGGCGGACGTCACCGCCCAGATGCTGCCGACGACCCTCTTCGGAGCCCGGTACGTCGCCCTCGTGCCGCCCGCGCACAGCACCACGTCGGACACCCTGGAGCCCGGCGACACCATCACCCAGGACCGCACCCGCAACGCCATCGAACTGGAGCAGGTCCTCGACAACGTCCTGCCGCTGCTCACCGCGGTGAAGCCGGAGAAGCTCTCCGCCACCCTCACCGCCGTCTCCCAGGCCCTCCAGGGCCGGGGCGACCAGCTCGGCGCCACGCTGGAGACCCTCGAAGGCCACCTGGAGCGGTTCAACCCCCATCTGCCCGTCCTCAACCGGGACATCACCCGGCTCGTCGAGGTCGGCCACCTCTACGCCGACACCGCGCCCGGCATCCTCGACGCGCTGCGGGACTTCACCGCCACCAGCGGCACCATCGCCGACCAGCAGGCCGAACTCGCCACGCTCTACGGCTCCACCACCAAGACCGCGCAGGACGTCACCTCGTTCCTCCGCAAGAACGAGAACAACCTGATCCGCCTCGCGGCAGCGAGCCGCGACACCCTCGAACTGCTCGCCGAGTACTCCCCGTCCTTCCCGTGCACCCTGCGCACCCTCGCCGGGTTCGTGCCGGCCATGGACAAGGCCCTCGGCAAGGGCACCGACCAGCCCGGACTCCATGTGACCGTGACCACTGTGCCATCCCTCGGCAAGTACGTTCCGGGCAAGGACACGCCCGTGTACGACGCGACCGGCGGCCCCCACTGCTACACCGTCCCCTACACGGGCCGGCCCGCCCCCGCCGCCGCCCGGGCCGCCTCCGAGAGCCTCGGCCTGCCCAACTCGCCGCAGGAGAACCAGCTCGTCAACGAACTCCTCGCCCCCGGACTCGGCAGCGCGCCCGCCGACCTGCCCGACTGGAGCAGCGTGCTCACCGGGCCCGTCCTGCGGGGCACGGAGGTGACGCTGAAGTGA
- a CDS encoding MCE family protein: MNRRSLTGPIVKSAAFILVTVLATTVLALGIANTGVGDTISYKARFTDATGLVEGDSVRIAGVKVGQVESVRVADRRIAEVTFAVRKGRVLPVTVTASIKYLNMVGQRYIDLDQGTGPIGSVFPAGDTIPLERTSPALDLTQLFNGFQPLFEGLAPDEVNDLAGSIVQVLQGEGGTVDSIIRHVGSLTTTVAAKDKVIGQVVQNLNTVLKTVNDREEGFDDLVVTLQKLVTGFSGDRKPLGEAVVAMGDLTTVTAGLLKDGRAPLKEDIAELGRLSRELDKGSGQIENFLAKTPAKMQAITRLASYGSWLNLYLCEAKVSGVATSDGSPPPTGIAITEPRCLA, translated from the coding sequence GTGAACCGCCGCAGCCTCACCGGACCGATCGTCAAATCGGCCGCCTTCATCCTCGTGACCGTCCTCGCCACCACCGTGCTCGCCCTCGGCATCGCCAACACCGGTGTCGGCGACACCATCAGCTACAAGGCCCGCTTCACCGACGCCACCGGCCTCGTCGAGGGCGACAGCGTCCGCATCGCCGGCGTCAAGGTCGGCCAGGTGGAATCGGTGCGGGTCGCCGACCGCCGGATCGCCGAGGTCACCTTCGCCGTGCGCAAGGGGCGGGTGCTGCCCGTCACCGTCACCGCCTCCATCAAGTACCTCAACATGGTCGGCCAGCGCTACATCGACCTCGACCAGGGCACCGGACCCATCGGCAGCGTCTTCCCCGCGGGCGACACCATCCCGCTGGAGCGCACCAGCCCGGCACTCGACCTCACCCAGCTCTTCAACGGCTTCCAGCCGCTGTTCGAGGGGCTCGCCCCCGACGAGGTCAACGACCTCGCCGGCTCCATCGTCCAGGTGCTCCAGGGCGAGGGCGGCACCGTGGACAGCATCATCCGGCACGTCGGCTCGCTCACCACCACCGTCGCCGCCAAGGACAAGGTCATCGGCCAGGTCGTCCAGAACCTCAACACCGTCCTCAAGACCGTGAACGACCGCGAGGAAGGCTTCGACGACCTCGTGGTCACCCTGCAGAAACTCGTCACCGGCTTCTCCGGCGACCGCAAACCGCTCGGGGAGGCCGTCGTCGCCATGGGCGACCTGACCACCGTCACCGCCGGCCTGCTGAAGGACGGACGCGCCCCGCTCAAGGAGGACATCGCCGAACTGGGCCGCCTCTCGCGCGAACTCGACAAGGGCAGCGGGCAGATCGAGAACTTCCTGGCGAAGACGCCCGCCAAGATGCAGGCCATCACCCGCCTCGCGTCCTACGGCTCCTGGCTCAACCTCTACCTCTGCGAGGCGAAGGTCTCCGGCGTCGCCACCTCCGACGGCAGCCCCCCGCCCACCGGCATCGCGATCACCGAGCCGAGGTGCCTGGCATGA
- a CDS encoding MCE family protein, which produces MRPLPRIRPVRDRNPVAVAVVGLLVMALLGIGAYRADSLPFTGDSTSYTAEFTEAAGLDEGDEVRIAGVKVGKVTGIALDGDKVEVRFEVEDAWIGDSSTAAIAIKTLLGEKYLAVDPLGDGRQDPSKRIPASRTTSPYDVTQAFNGLGETIGRIDTAGLAESFDAISTTFENSPPHVKNAATGLSALSRTVSERDAQLASLLRESKKLTRTLDGKKSSFETLLEDGNLLLGEIQARRDAIHALLTGTRSLSTELSGVVDDNDKQLKPTLDALGKVTAVLLKNRKSLDSTLRLAGPYYRLVGNTLGNGRWFDTYVCGLVPRNYLPAGTPPETGCMPPKPQQRTEPSGGGS; this is translated from the coding sequence ATGAGACCACTCCCGCGCATCAGGCCCGTCAGGGACCGCAACCCGGTCGCCGTCGCCGTCGTCGGCCTGCTCGTCATGGCCCTGCTCGGCATCGGCGCCTACCGCGCCGACTCGCTGCCGTTCACCGGCGACTCCACCTCCTACACGGCCGAGTTCACCGAGGCCGCCGGCCTCGACGAGGGCGACGAGGTCCGCATCGCCGGCGTCAAGGTCGGCAAGGTCACCGGCATCGCCCTGGACGGCGACAAGGTCGAGGTCCGCTTCGAGGTCGAGGACGCCTGGATCGGCGACTCCAGCACCGCCGCCATCGCCATCAAGACCCTCCTCGGCGAGAAGTACCTCGCCGTCGACCCCCTCGGCGACGGCCGTCAGGACCCCTCGAAGCGCATCCCCGCCTCCCGCACCACCTCGCCCTACGACGTCACCCAGGCGTTCAACGGGCTCGGCGAGACCATCGGCAGGATCGACACGGCCGGGCTCGCCGAGAGCTTCGACGCCATCTCGACCACCTTCGAGAACTCGCCGCCCCACGTGAAGAACGCCGCCACCGGCCTGTCCGCCCTCTCCCGCACGGTCTCCGAACGCGACGCCCAGCTCGCCTCGCTGCTCCGCGAGAGCAAGAAGCTCACCAGGACCCTCGACGGCAAGAAGAGCAGCTTCGAGACCCTGCTGGAGGACGGCAACCTGCTCCTCGGCGAGATCCAGGCCCGCCGCGACGCCATCCACGCCCTGCTCACCGGCACCAGGAGCCTGAGCACCGAGCTCAGCGGCGTCGTCGACGACAACGACAAGCAGCTGAAGCCGACCCTCGACGCGCTCGGCAAGGTCACCGCCGTGCTCCTGAAGAACCGCAAGAGCCTCGACAGCACGCTGAGGCTCGCCGGCCCCTACTACCGCCTCGTCGGCAACACCCTCGGCAACGGCCGCTGGTTCGACACCTACGTGTGCGGCCTGGTGCCCAGGAACTACCTGCCCGCCGGCACGCCGCCCGAGACCGGGTGCATGCCGCCCAAGCCGCAGCAGCGGACCGAGCCGTCAGGCGGTGGATCGTGA
- a CDS encoding MCE family protein, which yields MNIRRIVGIGAGLAVVAVAGTSGVMALDASGSTRITAYFERATGVYEGSDLRVLGVKVGTVDTVTPVGERVRVTLLLDEDVKVPHDAHAVVVAPSVVADRYIQLAPAYTGGDALEDGAVLPAERNAMPLEVDQLYASITELSTALGPDGANADGALARLIGTGAANLDGNGKAIGDSIEQFGKAARTLDGSSGDLFDTLAHLQSFTTMLKKNDGNVAKAEQQLASVTGFLADDKENLGAALKELGTALKKVKAFIQKNRGALKENVDALVPLTRTLVDQRASLAEALDTAPLAAGNALNAYDPVNRTLNGRADINELSFGPEIVIPAETTGLTGLVPVDADRRKALPGLPLPPVGTVYGTPGKKAGDAR from the coding sequence GTGAACATCAGACGCATCGTCGGCATCGGCGCCGGGCTCGCCGTCGTCGCCGTCGCCGGGACCTCGGGGGTGATGGCCCTCGACGCCTCCGGATCCACCCGGATCACCGCCTACTTCGAACGCGCCACCGGCGTCTACGAGGGCTCCGACCTGCGCGTCCTCGGCGTCAAGGTGGGCACCGTCGACACCGTCACCCCCGTCGGCGAACGAGTGCGGGTCACCCTCCTGCTCGACGAGGACGTCAAGGTCCCGCACGACGCCCACGCGGTCGTGGTGGCCCCCAGCGTCGTCGCCGACCGCTACATCCAGCTCGCACCGGCCTACACCGGCGGCGACGCCCTCGAAGACGGCGCGGTGCTGCCCGCCGAGCGCAACGCCATGCCGCTGGAGGTCGACCAGCTCTACGCGTCGATCACCGAACTGTCCACCGCGCTCGGCCCCGACGGCGCCAACGCCGACGGCGCGCTCGCCCGCCTCATCGGCACCGGCGCCGCCAACCTCGACGGAAACGGCAAGGCCATCGGCGACTCCATCGAGCAGTTCGGCAAGGCCGCCAGGACCCTCGACGGCAGCAGCGGGGACCTCTTCGACACCCTCGCCCACCTCCAGTCCTTCACCACCATGCTGAAGAAGAACGACGGCAACGTCGCCAAGGCCGAACAGCAGCTCGCCTCCGTCACCGGCTTCCTCGCCGACGACAAGGAGAACCTCGGCGCCGCCCTCAAGGAACTCGGCACCGCCCTGAAGAAGGTCAAGGCCTTCATCCAGAAGAACCGCGGAGCGCTCAAGGAGAACGTGGACGCCCTCGTCCCGCTCACCCGGACCCTGGTCGACCAGCGCGCCTCGCTCGCCGAGGCCCTCGACACCGCACCGCTCGCCGCGGGCAACGCGCTGAACGCCTACGACCCCGTCAACCGCACCCTCAACGGCCGCGCCGACATCAACGAACTCAGCTTCGGCCCCGAGATCGTGATCCCCGCGGAGACGACCGGCCTCACCGGCCTGGTGCCCGTCGACGCCGACCGCCGCAAGGCACTCCCCGGCCTGCCGCTGCCCCCGGTGGGCACGGTCTACGGGACCCCCGGCAAGAAGGCGGGAGACGCCCGGTGA